From Triticum urartu cultivar G1812 chromosome 2, Tu2.1, whole genome shotgun sequence, a single genomic window includes:
- the LOC125536641 gene encoding uncharacterized protein LOC125536641, which translates to MWTLSSNNPSEAQWKPTHEVRLAEIWNHETYKRTPLHGDVIPTVALVNPMKAHEVYFFLDKHIFSVNLQNSSVVQYEKFEDSGMPDLSSRLVHAWQFPPELTEYHHLPGTDVLGATGVYFLNQYDSVEDFHEEVIAATDRWCPELHEMGLEELEDGDDDASEMSVDLEGDGDDSETSGDDSEISEDDVEEDGDED; encoded by the exons ATGTGGACGCTGTCCTCCAACAATCCGTCAGAGGCGCAATGGAAGCCGACGCACGAAGTGAGGTTGGCTGAGATCTGGAACCATGAGACCTACAAAAGGACGCCGCTGCACGGGGATGTGATCCCCACCGTGGCGCTTGTCAACCCGATGAAGGCACACGAGGTCTACTTCTTCCTGGACAAGCACATCTTCTCTGTCAACCTGCAGAACAGTAGTGTGGTGCAGTATGAGAAGTTTGAAGATTCGGGGATGCCGGACCTCTCCTCCCGCCTGGTCCATGCTTGGCagtttccaccggagctcaccgaATATCATCACTTGCCTG GAACCGATGTGTTGGGTGCCACGGGGGTTTATTTCCTGAATCAATATGACTCAGTGGAGGATTTCCATGAAGAAGTGATTGCTGCCACAGACAG GTGGTGTCCCGAATTGCATGAGATGG GTCTGGAGGAACTTGAAGATGGAGATGATGATGCTTCTGAGATGAGTGTGGATCTTGAAGGGGATGGAGATGACTCTGAGACGAGTGGGGATGACTCCGAGATCAGTGAGGACGATGTCGAAGAGGACGGAGATGAAGACTGA